AAAAAGATGGCCCCCGAGGTGCAAGGGACTAGCCGGCGCGGCGCCCGTCCTGCAGGACCTCGTCCAGGGCGTCGGTCAGATGGTGGGCGCGCTGGTTGAACTCGCTGGCGATGGCGTCGTACTTGCGCTTCAGGACGTGATACTCGTCGGCGATGTTGAGCGCCGCCAGCACCGCCAGCCGGACCGAATCGACGGTCTGGGTCTGCCCG
The window above is part of the Terriglobales bacterium genome. Proteins encoded here:
- a CDS encoding cell division protein ZapA — encoded protein: MSTKPNGEAIRVEIYDQPYNLRGTDPEYIFKLAEFVDAKMRAVAGQTQTVDSVRLAVLAALNIADEYHVLKRKYDAIASEFNQRAHHLTDALDEVLQDGRRAG